In a single window of the Procambarus clarkii isolate CNS0578487 chromosome 51, FALCON_Pclarkii_2.0, whole genome shotgun sequence genome:
- the LOC138351972 gene encoding autotransporter adhesin BpaC-like translates to MTILFTVSQRKTDLMLITAPPKTMPGRPITPVLPGEGTALPGEGTALPGEGTALPGEGTALPGEDTALPGEDTALPGEGTALPGEGTALPGEGKALPGEGTALPGEDKALPGEGKALPGEGKALPGEGKALPGEGKALPGEGKALPGEGKALPGEGKALPGEGKALPGEGTALPGEGTALPGEGTALPGEGTALPGEDKALPGEDKALPGEDKALPGEDKALPGEDKALPGEDKALPGEDKALPGEDKALPGEDKALPGEDKALPGEDKALPGEDKALPGEDKALPGEDKALPGEDKALPGEDKALPGEDKALPGEDKALPGEGTALPGEGTALPGEGTALPGEGTALPGEGTALPGEGTALPGEDTALPGEDTALPGEDTALPGEDTALPGEDTALPGEDTALPGEDTALPGEDTALPGEDTALPGEDTALPGEDTALPGEDTALPGEDTALPGEDTALPGEDTALPGEDTALPGEDTALPGEGKALPGEGTALPGEGTALPGEDKALPGEDKALPGEDKALPGEDKALPGEDKALPGEDKALPGEDKALPGEDKALPGEDKALPGEDKALPGEDKALPGEDKALPGEDKALPGEDKALPGEDKALPGEDKALPGEDKALPGEDKALPGEDKALPGEDKALPGEDKALPGEDKALPGEDKALPGEDKALPGEDKALPGEDKALPGEDKALPGEDKALPGEDKALPGEDKALPGEDKALPGEDKALPGEDKALPGEDKALRGEDIVNLVPMCSCSTKSNDRDNNVLCILRCNRW, encoded by the exons ATGACAATACTCTTCACTGTATCGCAGCGTAAAACAGACCTTATGCTAATAACAGCACCACCAAAAACAATGCCCGGAAGGCCCATAACACCAG TGCTCCCGGGGGAGGGCACGGCGCTCCCGGGGGAGGGCACGGCGCTCCCGGGGGAGGGCACGGCGCTCCCGGGGGAGGGCACGGCGCTCCCGGGGGAGGACACGGCGCTCCCGGGGGAGGACACGGCGCTCCCGGGGGAGGGCACGGCGCTCCCGGGGGAGGGCACGGCGCTCCCGGGGGAGGGCAAGGCGCTCCCGGGGGAGGGCACGGCGCTCCCGGGGGAGGACAAGGCGCTCCCGGGGGAGGGCAAGGCGCTCCCGGGGGAGGGCAAGGCGCTCCCGGGGGAGGGCAAGGCGCTCCCGGGGGAGGGCAAGGCGCTCCCGGGGGAGGGCAAGGCGCTCCCGGGGGAGGGCAAGGCGCTCCCGGGGGAGGGCAAGGCGCTCCCGGGGGAGGGCAAGGCGCTCCCGGGGGAGGGCACGGCGCTCCCGGGGGAGGGCACGGCGCTCCCGGGGGAGGGCACGGCGCTCCCGGGGGAGGGCACGGCGCTCCCGGGGGAGGACAAGGCGCTCCCGGGGGAGGACAAGGCGCTCCCGGGGGAGGACAAGGCGCTCCCGGGGGAGGACAAGGCGCTCCCGGGGGAGGACAAGGCGCTCCCGGGGGAGGACAAGGCGCTCCCGGGGGAGGACAAGGCGCTCCCGGGGGAGGACAAGGCGCTCCCGGGGGAGGACAAGGCGCTCCCGGGGGAGGACAAGGCGCTCCCGGGGGAGGACAAGGCGCTCCCGGGGGAGGACAAGGCGCTCCCGGGGGAGGACAAGGCGCTCCCGGGGGAGGACAAGGCGCTCCCGGGGGAGGACAAGGCGCTCCCGGGGGAGGACAAGGCGCTCCCGGGGGAGGACAAGGCGCTCCCGGGGGAGGACAAGGCGCTCCCGGGGGAGGGCACGGCGCTCCCGGGGGAGGGCACGGCGCTCCCGGGGGAGGGCACGGCGCTCCCGGGGGAGGGCACGGCGCTCCCGGGGGAGGGCACGGCGCTCCCGGGGGAGGGCACGGCGCTCCCGGGGGAGGACACGGCGCTCCCGGGGGAGGACACGGCGCTCCCGGGGGAGGACACGGCGCTCCCGGGGGAGGACACGGCGCTCCCGGGGGAGGACACGGCGCTCCCGGGGGAGGACACGGCGCTCCCGGGGGAGGACACGGCGCTCCCGGGGGAGGACACGGCGCTCCCGGGGGAGGACACGGCGCTCCCGGGGGAGGACACGGCGCTCCCGGGGGAGGACACGGCGCTCCCGGGGGAGGACACGGCGCTCCCGGGGGAGGACACGGCGCTCCCGGGGGAGGACACGGCGCTCCCGGGGGAGGACACGGCGCTCCCGGGGGAGGACACGGCGCTCCCGGGGGAGGACACGGCGCTCCCGGGGGAGGGCAAGGCGCTCCCGGGGGAGGGCACGGCGCTCCCGGGGGAGGGCACGGCGCTCCCGGGGGAGGACAAGGCGCTCCCGGGGGAGGACAAGGCGCTCCCGGGGGAGGACAAGGCGCTCCCGGGGGAGGACAAGGCGCTCCCGGGGGAGGACAAGGCGCTCCCGGGGGAGGACAAGGCGCTCCCGGGGGAGGACAAGGCGCTCCCGGGGGAGGACAAGGCGCTCCCGGGGGAGGACAAGGCGCTCCCGGGGGAGGACAAGGCGCTCCCGGGGGAGGACAAGGCGCTCCCGGGGGAGGACAAGGCGCTCCCGGGGGAGGACAAGGCGCTCCCGGGGGAGGACAAGGCGCTCCCGGGGGAGGACAAGGCGCTCCCGGGGGAGGACAAGGCGCTCCCGGGGGAGGACAAGGCGCTCCCGGGGGAGGACAAGGCGCTCCCGGGGGAGGACAAGGCGCTCCCGGGGGAGGACAAGGCGCTCCCGGGGGAGGACAAGGCGCTCCCGGGGGAGGACAAGGCGCTCCCGGGGGAGGACAAGGCGCTCCCGGGGGAGGACAAGGCGCTCCCGGGGGAGGACAAGGCGCTCCCGGGGGAGGACAAGGCGCTCCCGGGGGAGGACAAGGCGCTCCCGGGGGAGGACAAGGCGCTCCCGGGGGAGGACAAGGCGCTCCCGGGGGAGGACAAGGCGCTCCCGGGGGAGGACAAGGCGCTCCCGGGGGAGGACAAGGCGCTCCCGGGGGAGGACAAGGCGCTCCCGGGGGAGGACAAAGCGCTCCGGGGGGAGGACATTGTAAACTTAGTACCAATGTGTTCATGTTCAACGAAGTCAAATGACCGCGATAACAATGTATTATGCATACTGAGGTGTAATAGATGGTAA
- the LOC138351973 gene encoding uncharacterized protein, giving the protein MGPKAEVATPRRGRDQPSSCLSWLWQDVGERLWRDAHCSDVFSSGGEAHTPATIPSPASTIPSPASTIPSPASTIPSPASTIPSPASTIPSPASTIPSPASTIPSPASTIPSPASTIPSPASTIPSPASTIPSPASTIPSPASTIPSPASTIPSPASTIPSPASTIPSPASTIPSTPSTIPSTPSTIPSPASTIPSPASTIPSPASTIPITPSTIPSPPSTIPSTPSTIPSPASTIPSPASTIPSTPSTIPSTPSTIPCAPAAHSHPIGMK; this is encoded by the exons ATGGGCCCTAAGGCAGAGGTGGCCACCCCGCGGCGGGGGCGTGACCAACCCTCAAGTTGTCTCTCATGGTTGTGGCAAGACGTTGGTGAACGGTTATGGCGAGACGCCCACTGTAGCGACGTGTTCTCTAGTGGGGGAGAGGCACA CACGCCCGCCACCATCCCCAGCCCGGCCTCCACCATCCCCAGCCCGGCCTCCACCATCCCCAGCCCGGCCTCCACCATCCCCAGCCCGGCCTCCACCATCCCCAGCCCGGCCTCCACCATCCCCAGCCCGGCCTCCACCATCCCCAGCCCGGCCTCCACCATCCCCAGCCCGGCCTCCACCATCCCCAGCCCGGCCTCCACCATCCCCAGCCCGGCCTCCACCATCCCCAGCCCGGCCTCCACCATCCCCAGCCCGGCCTCCACCATCCCCAGCCCGGCCTCCACCATCCCCAGCCCGGCCTCCACCATCCCCAGCCCGGCCTCCACCATCCCCAGCCCGGCCTCCACCATCCCCAGCCCGGCCTCCACCATCCCCAGCACGCCCTCCACCATCCCCAGCACGCCCTCCACCATCCCCAGCCCGGCCTCCACCATCCCCAGCCCGGCCTCCACCATCCCCAGCCCGGCCTCCACCATCCCCATCACGCCCTCCACcatccccagcccgccctccaccATCCCCAGCACGCCCTCCACCATCCCCAGCCCGGCCTCCACCATCCCCAGCCCGGCCTCCACCATCCCCAGCACGCCCTCCACCATCCCCAGCACGCCCTCCACCATCCCCTGCGCACCAGCTGCGCACTCTCATCCCATAGGAATGAAATAA